TTTCGCCTACCACTAAGACCTTGGGGCAGTCCACCACTTTACGCTTAAGGGGTATCTTCTTAACATCAGTGGCAACCTGTTCAAGTTCCTTCCAGATATCGTTGGGGCTGAATTCCACCGCGTGCATAACCTTGCGCCAGGATTTTTCAAACTCCTTCAACGCCTTCTCCGGCTCCACCGCCACTGCCTTAAGGGCGGTCTGAATGTCCTTAAGGTAATCCGCCAGGACAAAGCCCCGCCACATCTCCTTAACAAAGGCGCCGCCTAATTCGCCGTAGGAATTATCCGCAGAAAGGATGAAGATAACCACATTTTCCAGCCGCAGATCCTTGAAGAGGTTTTCGTAGTAAACATAATACTGCCCGGTCCGGCAGGGACCGGTGGTGATGGGCACAAAGAGGAGGTAGAGTTCATCTTTGCGGTACTGTTCACTGAAAAAGAACTGCAGGGCGCCCCCCAACACTAAATGACTGGGTACACATTCTTTACCCGAAGCATGGGCCCGGGCTAACTGAATAGTTTTATTGGTAGCCACCGGCAGTGATACGGCGTTGATCCCCTGATGCCGTACTGCGGCGCTCATATACTCGGTGGAGATAGCCCCCATGCTGGAAAGGAGTACCTTGACCCGCTTATTACCCACAATGGGCACCTTCTCCCCGGTCTTATCATTGTCGATGCGGAGATCGAAGTTCTTTCCCGTGGTCCTCTCCGCCACAAAGCGCCAGCCGTTACTGTAGCGCTCGCCCTCAACCGCGTCCTTTTTAGCCCGGTACCCATCAATGATGTCCAGGAAGGCTTCCACCCGGGTATCCACCCCGGCGTCCGCCGAGTGGGAATCCAGTTCCAGCACCAGGAAGGGTTTCTGTCCCATAAACCATTTAAGGTAGTGCAGGATAAAGGAATCCGGCGCACAGGAAAAGTTGGTAATATAGGTAACATAGATATTATCTTCTTTCTTTAGTAACGCTGCGGACTTCACATCCTGCTGGCCGTAGTACCAGTACATATTGGGGAAAATATCCTCGTCCTCAAAGGGCAGTATATCGAAGGGCACGATGGAAAAGCCCCGGGTGGTAAACTTTCGGGGTATGCCCATGTTGGCCTCCGCCGTAAAGGCGTTGTAGGGCCGTCCCAGAATGGCGATCACCGGCCTATTGGCCTTGCGGGCATCCGCTATCGCTTCTTTTCCAAGCTGCCGCATGGCGGCGAAATAGGCATACTGTTTTTCCAGGGCCTTATCGAAGGCCGCCTTGGTTTCCGCCGGGTCTATGCCGAGCAGATCCGTCATCACCCTAAAGAGTTCCAGGGCCTTGCCTTCCCCAAACTTAAAGCTCACCACCAGGGGGAGGAACTTCTTTTTATCCACATCGGGGAAAGCCTTTTCTATATAATAGGGCAGGCTCTGGGTGATGGGACAAAAGTTGGCGTGCACACCCTCCTCATAACTGGGCATATCACGGAAATGGGGAAGCAGTATGTAATCCGCTCCCTTGTCCAGACAGTCCTGCACCGCCCCGTGGGCAATTTCCGCGGGGAAGCAGTAGGTGGATTCCGCCCGGGCTACCCCGGCGTGGGCTACCTCGGTGGAGAGGAAGGTCTGGATACCCAGCTCGTGGAAGAACCATGAGTAAAGGGGATACAGGGTATGCACGCTGAAAGCCCGGGGAATCCCCACCACAAAGTTTCGTTTATAGTCTGCCGCAGTAACGGTACTCGGCGCCGGGGAGGCGGCGCTAAACTGTGCGGTCTTCAGGGCTTCGGACCCACCGCTTAATACTTCAGCTTTATTGGCCGCCGCTTCACTAAGCTTTAGGCGCTGTAATGCTGCGGGTGAAACCGGCGCGGCAAATTCTTCAAAGAGCAGCTTCTGGCGCTTCTCCACGTAATCAAAGACCGGCACGTCCTTAACGGCCTTACGCATATTGGTGTACTTGTTACAGCGGCCGCCGAACATATACTTCCGGCCCCCGGCGCCGCCCACGGACAGCACCTGTATGGGGCAGCGGTTGTCACAGGACTGACAGGTAAAGACCCGCTCATAGCCGATTTCCCGGGTCAAAAGGTCGTCGATGATCACGGGCTTTTCCTCAAGGAGACCGTCGGCATTTTTCCGTTTTGCCAGGAGGGCCACCCCAAAGCAGCCCATCAGCTCCGGTGAGGGGGGTACCAGGATTTCCTTGTCCAGCATCATGGCAAAGGCCAGGGGCACGGCGACATTTTTGGCCACCCCGCCCTGGAGGAAGATCTTCCCGCCTATGGTACGGTTTCCCACTACCCGGTTCAGATAGTTCGCTACTATAGAACCGATGATCCCCGCAGTAATATTCTCCTTGGTGGCCCCCTGCTGGACCGCCTTCCGTATGTCGGAGTTGATAAACGCCGAGCAGTGCTCCCCAAACTTAAGGGGGGCATCGGCGTTCAGGGCGATAGGCCCAATATCCTTGGCGCTGTGTATGGAAAGATCCCCGGAGGCGGATTCCTCCAGGAAAGAGCCGGTTCCGGCGGAACAGGCTTCGTTCATTGCATAGTCGATGGGCACCCCGTTTTTGAGGAGCACGTACTTGGCATCCTGCCCGCCGATCTCAAAGATGGTCTCCACCTCGGGGTCAAAGTAGGTGGTCCCCACGGCATGGGCAATAATTTCGTTGTACACCCCGGGGGTTTCCAGAAACACCCCCAGGATCTCCCGGGAGGAACCGGTGGTGGCCACCAGCCGGATATCGACATGCTTATCCCCCGTATCCGCGACAACCTTCTCCTGGATAATCCCCAGACATTCCTTCAGGGCCTTAACCGGGTCCCCGTGGGTCCGCCCGTAGTGGCTCGCCACGATCTCGTCGGTTTCGGCGTCCACCAGGCTGGCCTTGGTGGTGGTAGAACCGCCATCCACACCCAGGATGTACTTCCGGCCCGGCTGTACCTTGCCATCGGGCTTATCGAAGGTCTTTACCTTATTGGTCCAATCCTTCAAAGCGCCCAGGGCGCCAAAGCGTATCTCGTTGGGCTTCAGGAGCTGCTCAATACCCGGCAGGGGGCTTCCGGACTTGGGGGCCAGCACCGCCGCGCCCAGGGCTTCAAAAACCGAGGCTGTCTCGGGGATGATAAACTCAATATGGGGCGCCTTTTCCCGGATAAACCGAATAATATGCCGGTTCAGGGTGATGCCCCCGGCCAGAACCACCCGGCCGGAACGGATCTTCGCCCGTTTAAGGAAGTCGATAACCTTAACCGCCATCACATCGGAAAGGGACAGGACGATATCGTCCTTTGTCGCCTCCCGCTTGTTCAGCCGGTGGGTACAGTCACTCTTCATGAACACCGAACAGCGGGTCGACAGGGCGTAAACCTTGGCTTCATCGGACACCTTGTTAATATCCTCAAGCTTCATGTCCATCCGGGCAAGCTGCTGTTTAAGGAACTCCCCGGTACCGCTGGCGCACTTATTCCCGGAGAAGTTGTTGATGATCTTCCCCTCTTTGTTGAGGGAATACACCACCAGATCCTCTCCGCCCATGCTCACCACGGCATCGGCGGTCAAATTGAGAGCCCGCAGCGCCGATTCCACGCAAAGGGGCTCCAAAGTACCCGCGGCGTCAAACATAAACCGGCCTTCATTGCCCGTAACCAGGGTTGGAATCCCCTTGGGTACTTTGCCATCGCTCAAAAGCCGCCGCACCGCCGCGCCAAAATCACCCTCATGGGGGACCGCCGCGCTCCATACAACCCGCACATCAGCGGCGGATTGTCCATTCTCTACCAATACCATCTTCAAACTAGTGGAACCAATATTTATTCCTAATGACTGCATAATCCCTCTCTAAATGCGGCGATTGCCGCACAATTAAATCAAAACGAAACAAAGTTTCGTATTACATGGAAGTTTTGAATGTGAATATCTATTTTACCAATCCCATCAAATTGATTCAATAGAGCCCATTCCTCATTTCCCCCTGCAAAAAAACAACCAAATGCTAAAAAACTACTTGCCTTTCCTCCAAATAAGATTTATATTAATAATGATAATTATTATTGAATAGAGGGATTATGTCAATAGCTAATGCGGACAGAAAGCATAGTAAAAAAAGGGACGCGATTTTAGAGCGCATCCGGTCCACCACCTCCCATCCCGGCGCCCAGTGGGTATACGATCAGCTAAAATCGGATATCCCCGGCCTTTCTCTGGCCACGGTGTACCGGAACATCAACCTATTCCGGCGGGAAGGGTCGGTGATATCCGTAGGGGTTGTTGACGGAGAAGAACGGTTTGACGGCCGGGTGGCGCCCCATCCCCATTTTGTATGCGATTGCTGCGGCAGGGTCATAGATTACGATGCTCCGGAACTTCCGGCTGAATTTTCCAAAATTATGGAAAATTTAAAGAATTTGTCCCATACTCAAGATGGGTTCGTTATTGATTACCGCAAGACCGTATTCAGCGGCCTTTGCGCCGAGTGTGTACATAAGCAAGTGAAAACCACGGCTTAAGCCGTTGTATATATTTTTGAGAATGGAGAGTGTGTTATGAAGAAATGGGTATGTCAAGTTTGCGGGTACGTTTTTACCGGGGATAAGGCTCCTGATGTCTGTCCGCAATGTAAAGCTCCGGCGTCCAAGTTCACCGAGCAGAAAGAAGGGGCCGCCTATGCCGCGGTTCATACCGTTGGTGTCGCCAAGGGCGTTGAAGAGGATATCCTGACCGATCTTAGGGCCAACTTTAACGGCGAATGCACCGAAGTGGGCATGTACCTGGCCATGGGCCGGGTCGCCGAACGGGAAGGCTATCCCGAAATTGCGGAAGCCTTCAAACGCTATGCCTTTGAGGAAGCGGATCATGCTTCCCGGTTTGCCGAACTTCTGGGCGAAGTCATCACCGACAGCACCAAGAAAAACCTGGAACTCCGGGCGGAAGCCGAACACGGCGCCTGCGCCGGCAAGGTCGACCTGGCCAAACGCGCCAAGGAACGGAACTACGACGCCATCCACGATACGGTCCACGAAATGGCCCGTGACGAAGCCCGCCACGGCGCCGGCTTTGTGGGGCTGCTGAAACGGTATTTCAAATAAGCCATTAAGGCGAGATATCAGGGGCGCGGAACGGGAAGAGAGGCCCGTTTCGCGCCCAGTTTTTTGAAGTACCTCCTTTCTCCAGACTGCCGTTGACCCCCTGCCATATATTGGATACATTTTTGATATCTTGGATAAAATTGATCGTCGGCAAACCAGGGATATCATTGCCGCCATGCTTCGTCAGAACATTTTCTCCGGAAAACTCGCTGATGGGGAAGAGTTGGGGCAAGAGGAACTCGCGGAAAAATTGCGACTATCCCGTATGCCGGTGCGGGAAGCTTTCCAGCTTCTGGAGACCGAGGGGTTTTTTCGGCGTCTGCCCAACCGTCACATGCAGGTAGTGGGGCCCCGGGAAAAAACCATTCGGGAAACGTTCAGTCTCCTGGCGGCGGTGGAAACGGAAATTGCCCTGCTGGCCCTCCGGAACGGGGTGGATCTTTCCCCCCTGGAAAATGCCGGCGAAAGTCAGTTTCACCACACCCTTTCCCGTATAAGCGGTAACTATTATATAGAGCGTATCCATGCGGGGCTCCTGAACGGATATCCCCGGTATGTGTGGGAAAGTCTGCCCGGGCGAGATGATGCGGCAGCCTTGCAGCGGAATATGCTGGACGCCCTGAAGTCCGCCGATGAAGCAGCCGCAGTCCGGGCAATCGGAAAATACTATCGATCCCTGGCGGAGGCCCTCATCTCGCCGGTAAAGGAGACCAGTGTTGGGCAATCTGGAGCCAATTAAGCTGCTCCCCGCCAGAGAACGGGTAGCATCGGTACTACGCAAGGCCATTTTATCCCGGGAAATGACCGAGGGATCCATCATCACCCTGGAAGGGATAGCCTCCCAGCTTGAGGTGTCCAGCACCCCGGTCCGGGAGGCTTTCCAGATCCTCGTCCGGGACGGCCTTATCAAACAACGGCTTAACCGGAGCGTCGAAGTCCTGGGCATTACCCCCAGGGTGATTCGGGACCACTACGAAACCCGGGCAGTACTGGAACAGGCCGCCGCCGCCGCAGTCTGCCGGAACAGGGCGGATACCCAGGAAATAACAGACGCCTATTATGGGTCACATGAAGCCCTGGAAGCGGGGAACTCCACTAACTATTCCAATTATAACCAGGCCTTTCATGTGGCAATCTGGACCGCTGCGGGGAATGATAAAATTAAGACACTCCTCTCGGAGATGTGGAACGGCCTATCAATGGGCCATAAGGTAACGGAAGAAGAATACGCCCGGATATCCATTTCGGAACATAAAAAAATCCTCGA
This portion of the Treponema primitia ZAS-1 genome encodes:
- a CDS encoding NADH peroxidase — protein: MKKWVCQVCGYVFTGDKAPDVCPQCKAPASKFTEQKEGAAYAAVHTVGVAKGVEEDILTDLRANFNGECTEVGMYLAMGRVAEREGYPEIAEAFKRYAFEEADHASRFAELLGEVITDSTKKNLELRAEAEHGACAGKVDLAKRAKERNYDAIHDTVHEMARDEARHGAGFVGLLKRYFK
- a CDS encoding Fur family transcriptional regulator, whose translation is MSIANADRKHSKKRDAILERIRSTTSHPGAQWVYDQLKSDIPGLSLATVYRNINLFRREGSVISVGVVDGEERFDGRVAPHPHFVCDCCGRVIDYDAPELPAEFSKIMENLKNLSHTQDGFVIDYRKTVFSGLCAECVHKQVKTTA
- a CDS encoding GntR family transcriptional regulator, which gives rise to MDKIDRRQTRDIIAAMLRQNIFSGKLADGEELGQEELAEKLRLSRMPVREAFQLLETEGFFRRLPNRHMQVVGPREKTIRETFSLLAAVETEIALLALRNGVDLSPLENAGESQFHHTLSRISGNYYIERIHAGLLNGYPRYVWESLPGRDDAAALQRNMLDALKSADEAAAVRAIGKYYRSLAEALISPVKETSVGQSGAN
- a CDS encoding GntR family transcriptional regulator; this translates as MLGNLEPIKLLPARERVASVLRKAILSREMTEGSIITLEGIASQLEVSSTPVREAFQILVRDGLIKQRLNRSVEVLGITPRVIRDHYETRAVLEQAAAAAVCRNRADTQEITDAYYGSHEALEAGNSTNYSNYNQAFHVAIWTAAGNDKIKTLLSEMWNGLSMGHKVTEEEYARISISEHKKILEALLDWNEALARELMGAHIIRSMENILTHFS
- a CDS encoding acyl-CoA dehydratase activase, whose amino-acid sequence is MQSLGINIGSTSLKMVLVENGQSAADVRVVWSAAVPHEGDFGAAVRRLLSDGKVPKGIPTLVTGNEGRFMFDAAGTLEPLCVESALRALNLTADAVVSMGGEDLVVYSLNKEGKIINNFSGNKCASGTGEFLKQQLARMDMKLEDINKVSDEAKVYALSTRCSVFMKSDCTHRLNKREATKDDIVLSLSDVMAVKVIDFLKRAKIRSGRVVLAGGITLNRHIIRFIREKAPHIEFIIPETASVFEALGAAVLAPKSGSPLPGIEQLLKPNEIRFGALGALKDWTNKVKTFDKPDGKVQPGRKYILGVDGGSTTTKASLVDAETDEIVASHYGRTHGDPVKALKECLGIIQEKVVADTGDKHVDIRLVATTGSSREILGVFLETPGVYNEIIAHAVGTTYFDPEVETIFEIGGQDAKYVLLKNGVPIDYAMNEACSAGTGSFLEESASGDLSIHSAKDIGPIALNADAPLKFGEHCSAFINSDIRKAVQQGATKENITAGIIGSIVANYLNRVVGNRTIGGKIFLQGGVAKNVAVPLAFAMMLDKEILVPPSPELMGCFGVALLAKRKNADGLLEEKPVIIDDLLTREIGYERVFTCQSCDNRCPIQVLSVGGAGGRKYMFGGRCNKYTNMRKAVKDVPVFDYVEKRQKLLFEEFAAPVSPAALQRLKLSEAAANKAEVLSGGSEALKTAQFSAASPAPSTVTAADYKRNFVVGIPRAFSVHTLYPLYSWFFHELGIQTFLSTEVAHAGVARAESTYCFPAEIAHGAVQDCLDKGADYILLPHFRDMPSYEEGVHANFCPITQSLPYYIEKAFPDVDKKKFLPLVVSFKFGEGKALELFRVMTDLLGIDPAETKAAFDKALEKQYAYFAAMRQLGKEAIADARKANRPVIAILGRPYNAFTAEANMGIPRKFTTRGFSIVPFDILPFEDEDIFPNMYWYYGQQDVKSAALLKKEDNIYVTYITNFSCAPDSFILHYLKWFMGQKPFLVLELDSHSADAGVDTRVEAFLDIIDGYRAKKDAVEGERYSNGWRFVAERTTGKNFDLRIDNDKTGEKVPIVGNKRVKVLLSSMGAISTEYMSAAVRHQGINAVSLPVATNKTIQLARAHASGKECVPSHLVLGGALQFFFSEQYRKDELYLLFVPITTGPCRTGQYYVYYENLFKDLRLENVVIFILSADNSYGELGGAFVKEMWRGFVLADYLKDIQTALKAVAVEPEKALKEFEKSWRKVMHAVEFSPNDIWKELEQVATDVKKIPLKRKVVDCPKVLVVGEIYVRRDDFAVGELTDLMSERGIVVKVAGIAEWIHYLDFVREYALKKLIKLRKPGTRLFSKPWRDLKKLEIEEWWKHSIEKKTLAILEPTGLIPKTPHDMHEIMEYTQKHFVNLELNSEIAVSSGAAAAAMEHGYSGIVNISPFACLIGRVIEGLFTPWARERNYPILSVEVDGNLLPPNIVNKLNIFMVNVLRFKGSNDLSSLVDKAGSHNKRFDIYSGTNNEQGTGGAGKAEKEKELVGK